The following proteins are co-located in the Bradyrhizobium sp. AZCC 2176 genome:
- a CDS encoding MarR family winged helix-turn-helix transcriptional regulator codes for MPSKPSPITMDAVYTAPGYLFRRMQQIAVSIFVEECNAFDLTPVQYAALVAIHTHPGIDATRLSAVIAFDRSTLGNVIERLESKALIERKPSREDKRVKQLHLTKSGAAVLRDIMPSVERAQARMLQPLKPADRKTLLALLTQLVDLNNEASRVPLRAEDALEHLGKAG; via the coding sequence ATGCCGAGTAAGCCCTCACCCATCACCATGGATGCGGTCTATACCGCGCCCGGCTACCTGTTTCGCCGGATGCAGCAGATCGCGGTCTCGATCTTTGTCGAAGAGTGTAACGCGTTCGACCTGACGCCGGTGCAATATGCCGCGCTGGTGGCGATCCACACCCATCCCGGCATCGATGCCACGCGGCTGTCGGCGGTGATCGCATTCGACCGCTCCACGCTGGGCAACGTGATCGAGCGGCTGGAGAGCAAGGCGCTGATCGAGCGCAAGCCCTCGCGGGAGGACAAGCGCGTCAAGCAGCTCCATCTGACCAAATCAGGTGCCGCCGTGCTCCGCGACATCATGCCGTCGGTGGAACGCGCGCAGGCGCGAATGTTGCAGCCGCTGAAACCGGCCGACCGCAAGACCCTGCTGGCGCTGCTGACGCAACTCGTCGATCTCAACAACGAGGCCTCGCGCGTTCCGCTGCGCGCCGAAGACGCGCTGGAGCATCTGGGGAAGGCGGGGTGA
- a CDS encoding benzoate-CoA ligase family protein gives MTSQIFDLVPRDNPGAREIGFSIPENYNAGRILFDNLSHGRGDRLALTGPGGARTYAELCAEASQWGHGFQSLGLKRGDRILMFLDDTAVYPAAFFGAVRSGFVPLLINTLTPPDLLQFYLSDAGAAVAVAEAEFAPRFNAEACKDTPLQTLIVVNGAAGEHAVSKALVAQQWLQGFPTDVPEADTKRDDMAFWMYSSGSTGRPKGIVHLQHDMAYSEQAFARNVLKLTPDDICFSVPKIFFAYGFGNAITFPFSVGAATLLLPGQPKPATIFEAIGKYRPSVFYGLPTLYTSLTKAEGAAATDFSSLRMALSAAEVLSADVFNGWKALTGLEIIEGLGSTEALHIYLSNRPERKKLGAAGLRVPGYEILLKDKDGREVGDNEEGILWVRGDSNTPLYWNRPDKSAETIREGGWIYTGDRFLRDADGFHFFRGRADDLVKISGQWVYPLEVELCLAEHPDIRECAVFAAELPDRRMTLKAVVVMNKGEFDPNKATKKLQDYVKEKLLPYKYPREIRFIGELPKTGTGKIDRQALMKM, from the coding sequence ATGACGTCGCAAATTTTCGATTTGGTCCCGCGCGACAATCCGGGCGCGCGCGAGATCGGCTTTTCGATTCCGGAAAATTATAACGCCGGCCGCATCCTGTTCGACAATCTCAGCCATGGCCGCGGCGACCGGCTGGCGCTGACCGGCCCCGGCGGCGCGCGCACTTACGCAGAGCTCTGCGCCGAGGCTTCGCAATGGGGGCACGGCTTTCAGTCGCTGGGCCTGAAGCGCGGCGACCGCATCCTGATGTTCCTCGACGATACGGCGGTCTATCCTGCGGCGTTTTTCGGCGCGGTGCGGTCAGGCTTCGTGCCGTTGTTGATCAACACGCTGACGCCGCCGGATTTGCTGCAGTTCTACCTTTCGGACGCCGGTGCGGCGGTCGCGGTCGCGGAGGCCGAATTTGCGCCGCGGTTCAATGCGGAGGCCTGCAAGGACACGCCGCTGCAGACGCTGATCGTGGTCAATGGCGCAGCGGGCGAACACGCCGTGTCGAAAGCCTTGGTTGCGCAGCAATGGCTGCAAGGCTTTCCGACCGATGTGCCGGAAGCCGACACCAAGCGCGACGACATGGCGTTCTGGATGTACTCATCCGGCTCGACCGGCCGCCCCAAGGGCATCGTGCACTTGCAGCACGACATGGCCTATAGCGAACAGGCGTTTGCGCGCAACGTGCTCAAGCTTACACCCGATGACATCTGTTTCTCGGTGCCGAAGATTTTCTTCGCCTACGGCTTTGGCAACGCCATCACCTTCCCGTTCTCGGTCGGCGCGGCGACGCTGCTGCTGCCGGGCCAGCCGAAGCCGGCAACGATCTTCGAGGCGATCGGAAAATACCGGCCGTCGGTGTTCTACGGATTGCCCACGCTCTACACCTCACTGACCAAGGCCGAGGGTGCGGCGGCGACGGACTTCTCTTCGCTCCGAATGGCGCTGTCGGCCGCCGAGGTGCTGTCGGCTGACGTCTTCAACGGCTGGAAGGCGCTGACGGGGCTCGAGATCATTGAGGGGCTCGGCTCGACGGAAGCCCTGCACATTTATCTTTCCAACCGCCCCGAGAGGAAGAAGCTCGGCGCGGCGGGCCTGCGCGTGCCCGGCTACGAAATCCTGTTGAAGGACAAGGATGGGCGCGAGGTCGGCGACAATGAGGAAGGCATTTTGTGGGTGCGCGGCGATTCCAACACGCCGCTGTACTGGAACCGGCCGGACAAATCGGCGGAAACCATCCGTGAAGGGGGATGGATCTACACCGGCGACCGTTTCTTGCGCGATGCCGACGGTTTCCATTTCTTCCGCGGTCGCGCCGACGATTTGGTCAAGATATCCGGCCAGTGGGTCTACCCGCTCGAGGTCGAACTGTGCCTCGCCGAACACCCCGACATCAGGGAATGCGCGGTTTTCGCCGCTGAACTGCCGGATCGGCGCATGACACTGAAGGCGGTGGTGGTGATGAACAAGGGTGAGTTCGATCCGAACAAAGCCACGAAGAAGCTGCAGGACTACGTCAAGGAAAAATTGCTGCCCTACAAATATCCGCGCGAGATCAGGTTTATCGGGGAATTGCCGAAGACCGGAACGGGCAAGATCGACCGCCAGGCGTTGATGAAGATGTAG